In the Sediminibacter sp. Hel_I_10 genome, one interval contains:
- a CDS encoding TonB-dependent receptor, which produces MKTFFNGFLLMTFLIPALFFGQTKVSGTVTDEANAMPLPGVNILVKDTTTGASTDFDGNFSITVAEGQVLVFSYLGYVTKEVTYAGQPELNVVLTQDSGQLDEVVIVGYGTTTVKDATGSLEKIDSEEFNKGAIVSPENLLAGKSAGVRVTSSSGSPGAGAEIRIRNGGSLSGNNSPLIVVDGIPLSGQSLNAINPNEIESYTVLKDASATAIYGSRATAGVVIITTKKGTRNAPLKVEYDLQVSTGKLIDKVDVLSADQFRQFIIDNGGNEDLLGNANTDWQDQIYEAAEGGIHNLTVSKGFENSSIRVNYNLANQNGILLTSQYRRNALNLNYEHRLFDDHLKVNVSSKGSLVDNRFADEGAIGSALFFDPTQPVAGNYGGYFEFEDADGVRNLAPRNPVSLLELRDNRQRAKRNISNIQLDYKFHFLPELRLNVNAGIDYEEYDGRYFTNAAAGFNNLNANQFASRGSYFGINKNRLLDFYLNYKKSLNSVITSVDLTAGHTYQRFYNISESRDLNTGTGEFNAVIPPVPFQLILESYFARANFTIADKYIFTGTYRRDITSRFSPDNRNGNFPSAAFSWLASDEDFIKDSETISNLKLRLSWGVTGQQAVGGAFPYLGVYSLGDFQSQYQFGNQFVPTIRPEGYNQNLKWEEATMYNVGIDYGFFKNKITGTIDAYYRKNKDLLQFAPVPAGSNLENFLDQNVGETESKGIELGINFSPVKTENFNWNVNANFTVSDVEITKLTLSDNPNSIGTPTGPTLSGGVGNLIQINTVGNQPNAFYVFKQLYDNNGQPIEGAYADLNGDNIINDNDKYRYKSPTPNSFFGFTSNMSYKNLDLSFTLRGSLGNYLYNNFNSANGYQEALLNQVGNMHYGNGSTDVLNTGFINNQQFSDLYVENASFMKLDNISLGYNIPFEKINFRASLTATNVFTITEYSGLDPEIASGVDNNVYPRPRTFVLGLNFTF; this is translated from the coding sequence ATGAAAACATTTTTTAATGGCTTTTTACTGATGACATTTTTGATACCTGCACTATTTTTTGGGCAGACGAAAGTATCTGGAACTGTAACAGACGAGGCTAACGCAATGCCTTTACCAGGGGTTAATATTCTTGTAAAGGATACAACCACTGGAGCATCAACTGACTTCGATGGTAATTTCTCAATTACTGTTGCTGAGGGACAAGTTTTAGTCTTTTCATACTTAGGGTATGTCACTAAGGAAGTCACCTATGCTGGTCAACCCGAATTAAACGTTGTTTTAACCCAAGATTCTGGTCAATTGGATGAAGTGGTTATCGTTGGTTATGGTACAACCACTGTAAAGGACGCTACAGGATCATTAGAAAAAATTGATTCTGAAGAGTTCAATAAAGGTGCTATTGTCTCTCCCGAAAACCTTTTAGCTGGTAAATCTGCCGGTGTAAGAGTAACCTCTTCTTCTGGTTCTCCTGGAGCTGGAGCTGAAATTAGAATTAGAAATGGTGGTTCTTTAAGCGGAAACAATAGTCCTCTTATTGTTGTAGATGGTATCCCTTTAAGTGGGCAAAGTCTTAACGCCATTAACCCTAATGAAATTGAAAGCTATACTGTATTAAAAGATGCCTCTGCAACTGCAATATATGGATCACGTGCTACCGCGGGTGTCGTAATCATTACCACAAAAAAAGGAACACGAAATGCCCCACTTAAAGTAGAATATGATTTACAGGTTTCTACTGGAAAGTTAATTGATAAGGTAGATGTTTTAAGTGCTGACCAATTTAGACAGTTCATAATCGATAATGGAGGTAACGAAGATTTATTGGGAAATGCAAATACAGATTGGCAAGATCAAATTTACGAAGCGGCAGAGGGAGGAATTCATAACTTAACAGTTTCTAAAGGATTTGAGAATAGTTCTATTAGAGTGAACTATAACCTTGCCAATCAAAACGGTATTTTATTGACATCACAATACCGAAGAAACGCTCTTAATTTAAATTATGAACACCGCTTATTTGACGATCATTTAAAGGTTAATGTGTCTTCTAAAGGAAGTTTAGTTGACAACAGATTTGCTGATGAAGGTGCCATTGGAAGTGCGCTTTTCTTTGACCCCACTCAACCTGTAGCAGGAAACTATGGTGGCTATTTTGAATTTGAAGATGCTGATGGGGTAAGAAATTTAGCTCCGAGAAACCCTGTATCTCTTTTAGAATTGAGAGACAATAGACAACGTGCAAAAAGAAACATCTCAAACATTCAGTTAGATTACAAATTTCACTTCTTACCAGAGTTGAGATTAAATGTTAATGCTGGTATTGATTATGAGGAATATGATGGCCGTTATTTCACAAATGCTGCCGCAGGATTCAACAACTTAAATGCTAATCAGTTTGCAAGTAGAGGCTCTTATTTTGGCATAAATAAAAACAGGCTTTTAGATTTCTACCTTAATTACAAAAAAAGTTTAAATTCAGTGATAACTTCTGTAGATCTTACTGCAGGACATACTTACCAAAGATTTTATAATATTTCAGAATCTAGAGACTTAAATACAGGAACCGGAGAATTTAATGCCGTGATTCCACCTGTACCTTTTCAATTGATTTTAGAATCTTATTTTGCTAGAGCTAATTTCACTATAGCAGATAAATATATTTTCACTGGAACCTATAGAAGAGATATTACCTCTCGATTTTCACCAGATAATAGAAATGGTAATTTCCCTTCGGCCGCATTCTCTTGGTTAGCCTCTGATGAGGATTTTATAAAAGACTCTGAAACCATTAGTAATTTAAAATTAAGATTGAGTTGGGGTGTTACTGGCCAGCAAGCTGTTGGTGGTGCATTTCCATATCTAGGCGTATATAGTTTGGGAGATTTTCAATCGCAATATCAATTTGGAAATCAATTTGTTCCTACCATTAGACCAGAAGGATACAATCAAAACCTTAAATGGGAGGAAGCCACCATGTATAATGTTGGTATAGATTACGGTTTTTTCAAAAATAAAATTACAGGTACAATTGATGCTTATTATAGAAAAAACAAAGATTTATTGCAATTTGCTCCAGTTCCAGCGGGCAGTAACCTAGAGAACTTTTTAGATCAGAACGTCGGAGAAACAGAGAGTAAAGGTATAGAGCTAGGTATTAATTTCTCTCCTGTTAAAACTGAAAACTTTAATTGGAATGTGAATGCCAACTTTACCGTAAGTGACGTTGAAATCACAAAATTGACACTTTCTGATAATCCAAACTCAATTGGAACACCAACAGGCCCGACACTCTCTGGAGGCGTTGGTAACCTCATCCAAATTAATACTGTAGGAAATCAACCAAATGCATTCTATGTATTTAAACAATTGTATGATAATAATGGACAGCCTATTGAGGGTGCTTATGCAGACCTTAACGGTGATAATATTATCAATGATAATGACAAGTACAGATACAAATCTCCTACACCTAATTCTTTTTTCGGATTTACGTCGAACATGAGTTATAAAAATTTGGATTTAAGCTTTACTCTAAGAGGAAGTTTAGGCAATTACCTTTATAATAACTTTAATTCGGCCAACGGATATCAAGAGGCCCTTTTAAATCAGGTAGGAAACATGCACTACGGAAATGGTAGCACAGATGTTTTAAATACCGGCTTCATTAATAATCAACAGTTTTCAGATTTATATGTTGAAAATGCATCCTTCATGAAATTGGATAACATTTCTTTAGGATACAACATTCCATTTGAAAAAATAAATTTTAGAGCTTCTCTAACCGCGACTAATGTATTTACAATCACTGAGTATTCTGGGTTAGATCCTGAAATTGCGAGTGGAGTTGACAACAATGTTTATCCAAGACCAAGAACTTTTGTTTTGGGATTAAACTTTACATTTTAA
- a CDS encoding RagB/SusD family nutrient uptake outer membrane protein, with the protein MLNKIQKIALLAFGILAMISCTNEIDDLKPINQDTADEVFQDPASYRSFLAKIYAGIAVSGQQGPAGNPDINGLDEGFSNYLRLYWMLQQLTTDEAVIGWNDGTIKDLHYQNWTAGNEFISTMYSRIFYQISLCNEFIRQTESDKLDARGVDSDLRAQIQTYRAETRFMRALSYYHALDMYRNVPFTTEASEIGAFLPAQTNAQDLFDYIEDELIAIDSELVNAGENEYARADKAAAWMLLSKLYLNAEVYVNTPRYTDARLTVEKVINSQQYTLEPNYEYLFLADNHQSNEIIFPIAFDGLNTQSFGGMTFLCHAPIGGDMSPAEFGVNGGWAGVRTTSAFVEKFPGMANSSDTRELFFTEGQSLEINDISNFQDGYAIAKYRNVDRNGNPGSDPSGDFPDTDFPMFRLADAYLMYAEAHLRGGGGDMSIAVGYMNELRERAYENNSANITASSLDLNFIINERAKELQWECHRRTDLVRFNLFTENGIWPYKGNVPNGTTTASFRDVFPIPTSDISANPNLTQNPGY; encoded by the coding sequence ATGTTAAACAAAATTCAAAAAATAGCACTGCTTGCTTTCGGTATTTTAGCCATGATTTCATGTACTAATGAAATTGATGACCTTAAACCGATAAACCAAGACACGGCAGACGAAGTTTTTCAAGATCCTGCCTCCTACCGTTCTTTTCTTGCTAAAATTTATGCGGGTATTGCGGTAAGTGGCCAACAGGGACCCGCTGGAAATCCTGATATCAACGGATTAGATGAGGGATTCTCCAATTACTTACGACTGTATTGGATGTTACAACAGTTAACGACAGACGAAGCTGTTATCGGTTGGAATGATGGTACCATTAAAGATCTTCATTACCAAAACTGGACGGCAGGTAATGAATTTATTAGCACCATGTATTCAAGAATCTTCTACCAAATTAGTTTGTGTAATGAGTTTATTCGTCAAACAGAATCTGATAAGTTAGATGCTAGGGGCGTTGATAGCGATTTGAGAGCTCAAATTCAAACCTATAGAGCTGAAACACGCTTTATGAGAGCGCTAAGTTATTACCATGCTTTAGACATGTATAGAAACGTTCCATTTACTACAGAGGCTAGTGAGATTGGTGCTTTTTTACCAGCTCAAACAAATGCTCAAGACTTATTTGATTATATTGAAGATGAGCTGATTGCCATAGATTCAGAATTAGTAAATGCAGGAGAAAATGAATATGCCAGAGCCGATAAAGCTGCTGCGTGGATGTTGTTGTCTAAATTGTACCTTAATGCTGAAGTATACGTTAATACTCCAAGATACACAGATGCTAGACTAACAGTAGAAAAAGTAATTAATTCGCAACAATACACCTTAGAGCCTAATTATGAATACCTGTTTTTAGCAGATAATCACCAGTCTAATGAAATTATCTTTCCTATCGCATTTGATGGATTAAACACCCAGTCTTTTGGAGGAATGACATTCTTGTGCCATGCCCCAATTGGAGGCGATATGTCTCCTGCGGAATTCGGAGTCAATGGCGGTTGGGCCGGAGTAAGAACCACAAGTGCCTTTGTAGAGAAGTTCCCAGGAATGGCAAACTCTTCAGACACTAGAGAATTGTTTTTTACTGAAGGGCAATCTTTAGAAATCAATGATATTTCAAATTTTCAAGATGGCTATGCTATTGCTAAATACAGAAATGTTGATCGCAACGGCAACCCTGGATCTGATCCATCTGGAGATTTCCCAGATACAGATTTCCCAATGTTTAGATTAGCAGATGCTTACTTAATGTACGCTGAAGCTCACCTTAGAGGCGGCGGCGGAGATATGAGTATTGCTGTTGGTTACATGAATGAATTAAGAGAGCGTGCTTATGAAAACAACTCTGCAAACATTACCGCTAGCAGTCTCGATTTAAACTTTATCATCAATGAAAGAGCTAAAGAACTTCAATGGGAATGCCATAGAAGAACAGATTTAGTGCGTTTCAATTTATTCACTGAAAACGGAATTTGGCCATATAAAGGAAATGTACCTAATGGTACAACTACGGCTTCTTTTAGAGACGTATTTCCAATACCAACTTCAGATATCAGTGCTAATCCTAACTTGACACAAAATCCAGGATACTAA
- a CDS encoding MFS transporter: protein MKKRILGFWEIWNMSFGFLGIQFGFALQGGFMSRIFQTLGAGKEEIPLLWIAAPLTGLLVQPIIGYMSDRTWSTRWGRRRPYFLIGAILSSIALFFVPFSPELWIAAGFLWILDASINVSMEPFRALVADKLTESQRTYGFVMQTLIIGIGTWVASNLPWLVSEMGVSDSAASGVVPDSVKIAFAIGAFVFLISILYTVFTTSEYPPEDMEEFEREKKQKNSFVSDIVNNIGNMPKTMKKLGVIQFFSWFAFFTMWSLANPALTEHVYKTPAPIESNFDMTNILDKEAFDTENTAFQKASNSVGSAMGVYGLSSMAFALLLVLYTSKKNINRKYVHMLSLSLGGAGFLLMNVVSPEQLKYCFILIGIAWGSILSMPYAMLSSSVDPKKMGMFMGIFNMFIVIPQIIAALGGINFVSGLLGEEAINAMSIAGISLLIAGLSNFLITDKAAISYQPTE, encoded by the coding sequence ATGAAAAAGCGCATTCTTGGTTTTTGGGAAATTTGGAACATGAGTTTCGGTTTTCTGGGAATTCAATTCGGTTTTGCTTTACAGGGAGGCTTTATGTCTCGAATCTTCCAGACCTTAGGTGCTGGTAAAGAAGAAATTCCATTGTTGTGGATTGCTGCTCCGCTGACGGGTCTGCTGGTTCAACCTATTATTGGTTATATGAGCGATAGGACTTGGAGTACGAGATGGGGTAGGCGTCGTCCTTATTTTTTGATTGGAGCAATTTTAAGTTCCATAGCCTTATTCTTTGTGCCTTTTTCTCCAGAATTGTGGATAGCAGCCGGTTTTCTTTGGATACTCGATGCCTCTATAAATGTGTCTATGGAGCCATTTAGGGCTTTAGTAGCAGATAAGTTGACCGAGTCACAACGAACCTATGGTTTCGTCATGCAAACACTCATTATTGGAATTGGAACCTGGGTGGCCAGTAATTTGCCTTGGTTAGTTTCAGAGATGGGTGTAAGCGACTCTGCGGCGTCTGGAGTTGTACCCGATTCTGTAAAAATAGCTTTTGCTATTGGAGCATTTGTTTTTCTAATTAGTATCCTTTATACCGTATTTACAACTTCAGAATATCCTCCAGAGGATATGGAGGAGTTTGAAAGAGAGAAAAAGCAAAAAAACAGCTTTGTGTCAGACATTGTCAATAATATTGGTAACATGCCAAAGACAATGAAAAAATTAGGCGTCATCCAATTTTTTAGTTGGTTCGCCTTCTTTACCATGTGGAGTTTGGCAAATCCTGCTTTAACAGAACACGTTTACAAAACACCGGCTCCTATCGAGTCTAATTTTGACATGACCAATATTTTGGACAAAGAAGCTTTTGATACAGAGAATACCGCTTTTCAAAAGGCTTCAAATTCAGTTGGTTCGGCCATGGGTGTTTACGGACTCTCATCAATGGCTTTCGCACTATTATTAGTGCTCTATACCTCAAAAAAGAACATCAATAGAAAATATGTACATATGTTATCGCTATCTTTAGGTGGCGCAGGTTTTCTGTTGATGAATGTTGTGTCTCCAGAACAACTCAAATACTGTTTTATCCTCATAGGGATTGCATGGGGAAGTATACTTTCTATGCCATATGCCATGCTATCCAGCTCTGTTGACCCTAAAAAGATGGGCATGTTTATGGGCATTTTTAACATGTTTATAGTCATTCCTCAAATTATTGCTGCCTTAGGCGGTATCAATTTCGTGTCAGGCCTCTTAGGTGAAGAAGCAATCAATGCCATGAGTATTGCAGGAATAAGTCTTTTAATAGCCGGTTTGAGTAATTTTTTAATTACAGACAAAGCCGCAATTTCATATCAACCCACAGAATAA
- a CDS encoding LacI family DNA-binding transcriptional regulator: protein MKRKVTLKQIAKELDVSISTVSKALRDSIEISEDTRQKVQAFAKLYNYRPNNIALSLKNRKTKTIGIIIPEIVHHFFSKVITGIELVANKRGYNVIVGLSNESFDKEVLNMQMLANGSIDGFILSISKETLQQQDYHHFTETINQGMPIVMFDRVVNDIACDKVIVDDAKGAHKAVEKLISNGCKQIAIITTKDYVSVGKLRTQGYLKALEDHKMEPKSSLILKVEDKLLSDDHLDELEAEIQEMFKANKHIDGVFAVNELYAVTAIKVARKMGLDIPGSLQVVSFSDGVLSKHCTPSLTTISQHGQKIGESAAELLINRLEQEEEEEDESYEEHYETIVIETDLIERESTK from the coding sequence ATGAAAAGAAAAGTTACCCTAAAACAAATAGCTAAAGAGTTAGACGTTTCTATCTCTACAGTGTCTAAGGCATTACGTGATAGTATAGAGATTAGTGAAGATACGCGTCAAAAAGTTCAGGCTTTCGCAAAACTTTATAATTATAGACCTAATAACATCGCCTTAAGTCTAAAAAACAGGAAGACCAAGACCATCGGTATTATCATTCCTGAAATTGTTCATCATTTTTTCTCTAAGGTTATTACTGGGATTGAGCTGGTAGCCAATAAACGTGGTTATAATGTTATTGTAGGACTTTCAAATGAGAGTTTTGATAAAGAAGTGCTCAATATGCAAATGTTGGCCAATGGGAGCATTGATGGATTTATACTATCTATTTCGAAGGAAACATTACAGCAGCAGGACTACCATCATTTTACCGAAACCATTAATCAAGGCATGCCCATTGTGATGTTTGACCGTGTTGTAAATGATATTGCTTGTGATAAAGTAATTGTAGATGATGCCAAAGGCGCTCATAAGGCTGTAGAGAAACTAATTAGCAATGGTTGTAAACAGATAGCAATCATCACTACAAAAGATTATGTTAGTGTTGGTAAGCTAAGAACTCAAGGCTATTTGAAAGCTTTAGAAGATCATAAAATGGAGCCAAAATCATCTTTGATTTTAAAGGTTGAAGATAAATTACTTTCAGATGATCATTTAGACGAATTGGAAGCTGAAATTCAAGAAATGTTTAAAGCCAATAAACATATAGATGGTGTTTTTGCGGTAAATGAACTCTATGCAGTTACAGCGATAAAGGTGGCTCGAAAGATGGGTCTGGATATTCCAGGATCTCTACAAGTAGTAAGTTTTAGTGATGGAGTACTTTCCAAACACTGCACGCCAAGTCTTACAACCATTAGTCAGCATGGCCAAAAAATAGGAGAATCTGCAGCAGAGTTATTGATTAATAGACTAGAACAAGAGGAAGAGGAGGAAGATGAGTCTTACGAAGAACATTATGAAACTATTGTTATTGAGACAGACCTCATTGAGAGGGAGTCTACTAAATAA
- the pgmB gene encoding beta-phosphoglucomutase: protein MTKKGFIFDLDGVIVDTAKYHFLAWKNLANSIGVDFSEEQNEHLKGVSRKRSLEKILDWGNKTLSEEEFNRLMGLKNEDYLSHINQMDASEILPDIEKTLDFLIDKEQGLALGSASKNAKPILKKVALLHKFDAIVDGNDVSKAKPDPEVFLNAAKLLGVAPKDCIVFEDSVAGIQAANTAHMLSIGIGQKSVLHEADYIFNDFTEISESFLLDIISNRVHKK, encoded by the coding sequence ATGACTAAAAAAGGATTCATATTCGATCTAGACGGTGTCATCGTAGACACTGCAAAATACCATTTTCTTGCATGGAAAAATCTTGCTAATAGTATTGGCGTAGATTTTTCAGAAGAACAAAACGAACATCTAAAAGGTGTTAGCCGAAAACGCTCGCTAGAGAAAATTCTGGATTGGGGCAATAAGACCTTGTCAGAAGAGGAATTTAATAGACTCATGGGCTTAAAAAACGAAGATTATCTAAGCCATATCAATCAAATGGATGCTTCTGAAATCTTACCAGATATTGAGAAAACTCTAGATTTTTTGATAGATAAAGAACAGGGACTAGCCTTGGGATCGGCAAGTAAAAATGCAAAACCCATATTAAAGAAGGTCGCTCTGCTTCATAAGTTTGATGCCATTGTTGATGGTAACGATGTGTCAAAGGCAAAACCAGACCCCGAGGTCTTTTTAAATGCCGCTAAATTATTGGGTGTTGCACCAAAAGATTGTATTGTTTTTGAAGATTCTGTAGCCGGAATTCAAGCCGCCAATACCGCTCATATGTTATCTATTGGCATTGGCCAAAAGTCTGTTTTGCACGAAGCCGATTACATCTTTAATGACTTTACTGAAATTTCCGAAAGTTTCTTATTAGATATCATATCTAATAGAGTACACAAAAAATAA